GCCCGTGCAGCCCGCGCTGAACGTCGTGCGCCCGAAGTTCAGCACGTTGAGCGCGATCTTGAGTCCGCCGCCGACGCTGCCAAGCACGTTTTCTTCCGGCACGACCATGTTCTCGAATTCGAGCTTGGCGGTTTTCGATCCGCGCATGCCGACTTTCTCGAGCGCGACGTCGGTGACCTTGAACCCGGACATATCCGGCGTGACGAGAAATGCGGTGACACGGTCCTGCTTGCCTTTTGGCGTGTCCACTTCCGTCTGCGCCATCACGGTGAGGATATCCGCGATGCCGCCGTTGGTGATCCACTGTTTCTTGCCGTTGATGATGTAGGCATTTCGCGCGGGATCGTAGACCGCGCGCGTCTCGATGCCGTTGGCGTCAGAGCCGGCGTTGGGTTCCGTGAGCGCGAACGCGGCCAGAATCTCGCCGCGCGCCAGCGGCGGGAGCCAGCGGTCCTTCTGCTCTTTCGTGCCGTAGAGCAGCAGCGCCTTCATGCCGATGCTCTGGTGCGCATTGACGAACAGCGTCAGCGAACCGCAACGCCGCGCGATTTCCTCGACCATGCGGCAGTAGGCGTAGTGCGTGAACTCGAGGCCGCCGTATTCCTTCGAGATCGTGCAGCCAAGCACGCCGAGTTCGCCGAGCCCGCGAACCACGGAATCGGGAATGTTCGCGTTGCGATCGATTGCGTCGGGATCGACGGCGGTGTCCATCCACGCGTTGAGCCGTTTGCAGAACGCGTCCGTGCGATCCTTTTCTGCGGCGTTAACTTCGGGGAACGGAAATACGCGGGCGTGATCGAACTGGCCGATGAAGAGTCCCTGCGCGAAACTGGGGAGCCGCTCGCCGGAGAAGAGCAGCTCCTTCGCCATTTCGATTTGCTTTTCCTGGAGCGCCGCTTCGTTGCTCATCAGACCCTCGCCGACCGGCCAGTTTACCTACCGTCCGTTCGGGCCGCGCGTACAATCGCAACCC
The genomic region above belongs to Candidatus Hydrogenedentota bacterium and contains:
- a CDS encoding acyl-CoA dehydrogenase family protein, whose amino-acid sequence is MSNEAALQEKQIEMAKELLFSGERLPSFAQGLFIGQFDHARVFPFPEVNAAEKDRTDAFCKRLNAWMDTAVDPDAIDRNANIPDSVVRGLGELGVLGCTISKEYGGLEFTHYAYCRMVEEIARRCGSLTLFVNAHQSIGMKALLLYGTKEQKDRWLPPLARGEILAAFALTEPNAGSDANGIETRAVYDPARNAYIINGKKQWITNGGIADILTVMAQTEVDTPKGKQDRVTAFLVTPDMSGFKVTDVALEKVGMRGSKTAKLEFENMVVPEENVLGSVGGGLKIALNVLNFGRTTFSAGCTGNCKDMLERATAHAIERHQFDKPLAAFGLIKEKIATMAALTYAIEASTYLTAGLLDRGEEDFKLETAIVKCFASESQWRICYEAMQILGGRSFFTDQPFERYMRDARLNTIGEGANEVLRTFLIAAVGLGDIGLKVEEMLESKSRIGGLGKLLGFGASSIERMLKTPTVPVKSAELRGEADQLASATRRFGIAVMRALATYRKAVLDKQMLCNRIADCVIALYTATAVISKVDSDLARANGTKDRLANDIAVAKLYCAMAFEKIDQSLDTLFKNNDDQFEAVSDRLTGRK